A DNA window from Phoenix dactylifera cultivar Barhee BC4 chromosome 13, palm_55x_up_171113_PBpolish2nd_filt_p, whole genome shotgun sequence contains the following coding sequences:
- the LOC103721984 gene encoding metallothionein-like protein type 2 isoform X1 — protein MSCCGGNCGCGSGCKCGTGCGGCKMYPDMAEERSTTTQTMIMGVAPQKGHAFGFVCRHFEGFEVTAGSENGGCKCGSNCTCDPCNCK, from the exons ATGTCTTGCTGCGGAGGGAACTGCGGGTGCGGATCTGGCTGCAAGTGTGGCACCGGATGCGGAGG GTGCAAGATGTACCCTGACATGGCTGAGGAAAGGAGCACCACCactcaaaccatgatcatggggGTTGCACCCCAGAAGGG ACACGCCTTTGGTTTTGTTTGCAGGCACTTTGAAGGGTTCGAGGTGACTGCTGGATCCGAGAATGGTGGCTGCAAATGTGGGTCCAACTGCACCTGCGATCCCTGCAACTGTAAATGA
- the LOC103721984 gene encoding metallothionein-like protein type 2 isoform X2 — MSCCGGNCGCGSGCKCGTGCGGCKMYPDMAEERSTTTQTMIMGVAPQKGHFEGFEVTAGSENGGCKCGSNCTCDPCNCK; from the exons ATGTCTTGCTGCGGAGGGAACTGCGGGTGCGGATCTGGCTGCAAGTGTGGCACCGGATGCGGAGG GTGCAAGATGTACCCTGACATGGCTGAGGAAAGGAGCACCACCactcaaaccatgatcatggggGTTGCACCCCAGAAGGG GCACTTTGAAGGGTTCGAGGTGACTGCTGGATCCGAGAATGGTGGCTGCAAATGTGGGTCCAACTGCACCTGCGATCCCTGCAACTGTAAATGA